A genomic region of Nymphaea colorata isolate Beijing-Zhang1983 chromosome 2, ASM883128v2, whole genome shotgun sequence contains the following coding sequences:
- the LOC116247764 gene encoding uncharacterized protein LOC116247764 translates to MEEEEVERFFDSREEMASASDSGSEYGEGCELGSSGSFLHDVERSGLEVWTQRPDSVRERRERFMRRMGLDLAHGEEAGCSGDGSEAVIVARANNGGAAQLGNLDSGSELSAGRSSRSSWLEDSSSQGDEDGIREAKECGRGDSMCRIKNLDDGSEFLVDDADPTGDLGRIRQLGSDQLVSIDEFHKYLGYSPIVQSLMRRDAIEAFEGDNGRSNPGSDTDDTESTRRKGWLESFKAVISRRHGRSRSMSSDLQCTDAHCENLEVGRLQRVKVHHGKKSFKEFSSVCRTQEIQAHAGLIFTMKFSRDGKYLASAGEDGVVRVWQVVESERTSELDIFSSDSSCVYFTLDRSGELTPIDKDKGGKSNKKNLSTACAIIPPRIFRLSEKPIHEFQGHTSGVLDLSWSQSKCLLSSSMDKTVRLWQLGSEKCVKVFPHNNYVTSVQFNPADEIYFISGSIDGKIRIWSTSSGQVVDWTDVRDIVTAVSYSPDGQAAVIGSLTGNCRFYDASDHQLQLENEICLQGKKKSPGKRITGFQFLPDAPQKVMVTSADSQIRIIDKHNIVSKYKGFRNTSSQISASFTLSGRHIICASEDSHVCIWNNVSQEPPRSKTVKSNRTCERFFSSKVSVAIPWCRPKNTDPVSISAGIFESHCRSSSDSLTSFENGGKSYWDSCESSPISSSSSPGGFSMGHGFFADGLLRGSSATWPEEKLPLSSTAVVGSNMCKYQYKCLKTACINSAAAPYAWDMVIVTASWDGRIRAYHNFGLPTRN, encoded by the exons atggaggaagaggaggtggAGAGATTTTTTGACTCGAGGGAGGAGATGGCGTCGGCGTCGGACTCGGGGTCGGAATATGGGGAAGGTTGCGAATTGGGGAGTTCTGGTTCCTTCCTCCACGATGTGGAAAGATCTGGCCTTGAGGTGTGGACTCAGAGGCCGGATAGTGTCCGGGAGAGGCGGGAGAGGTTCATGCGAAGGATGGGGTTGGATCTAGCGCACGGCGAAGAGGCGGGTTGTAGCGGCGATGGGTCGGAGGCGGTTATCGTTGCAAGGGCGAACAACGGCGGCGCAGCACAACTAGGGAATTTGGATTCCGGCAGTGAATTATCGGCTGGTCGGTCCTCGAGGTCAAGTTGGCTGGAGGACAGCTCGAGTCAGGGGGACGAGGACGGGATTCGAGAAGCAAAGGAGTGTGGTAGGGGCGATTCGATGTGTAGAATCAAGAATCTCGATGATGGTAGCGAATTCTTGGTGGATGATGCCGATCCGACTGGGGATTTGGGGAGGATTAGGCAATTGGGTTCCGACCAACTGGTGAGCATTGATGAGTTCCACAAGTATCTTGGTTATTCACCGATTGTTCAGAGTCTTATGCGAAGAGATGCCATTGAAGCGTTTGAAGGTGACAATGGCAGAAGCAATCCGGGCAGTGACACGGACGATACAGAGTCGACGAGGAGGAAAGGATGGCTTGAGAGCTTTAAAGCCGTTATTAGTAGGAGGCATGGGCGCAGCAGATCCATGTCAAGCGATCTACAGTGTACGGATGCTCACTGTGAGAATCTGGAGGTGGGGAGGCTTCAAAGGGTAAAGGTGCATCATGGTAAAAAGAGTTTTAAGGAATTCTCGTCCGTTTGTCGAACACAAGAAATACAAGCTCACGCTGGTTtgattttcaccatgaaatttAGTCGGGATGGCAAGTATCTTGCTAGCGCAGGAGAAGATGGTGTGGTGCGTGTTTGGCAGGTGGTTGAATCTGAAAGGACTAGCGAATTGGATATATTTAGTTCCGATTCTTCCTGCGTGTATTTCACTTTGGATCGTTCTGGCGAGTTAACTCCCATCGACAAGGACAAAGGTGGGAAATCCAATAAGAAAAACTTGAGCACTGCTTGTGCAATAATCCCTCCCAGGATTTTCCGGTTATCCGAAAAGCCAATTCATGAATTCCAGGGACACACTAGTGGCGTTCTGGATCTTTCCTGGTCACAATCTAAG TGTCTACTCTCGTCGTCAATGGACAAAACTGTTCGATTGTGGCAACTGGGATCAGAGAAGTGCGTTAAGGTCTTTCCCCACAATAATTATG TGACATCGGTCCAGTTCAACCCTGCGGATGAAATTTACTTCATCAGTGGATCAATTGACGGAAAGATTCGGATTTGGTCCACTTCCAGCGGCCAAGTTGTTGATTGGACAGATGTACGGGATATAGTCACTGCTGTCTCTTACAGTCCAGATGGGCAG GCAGCAGTGATTGGTTCGTTGACAGGAAATTGCCGGTTTTATGATGCATCAG ATCATCAGCTGCAGTTGGAAAATGAAATATGCTTGCAGGGTAAAAAGAAATCACCGGGAAAGAGAATTACTGGCTTCCAG TTTCTTCCCGATGCTCCACAAAAAGTAATGGTCACTTCTGCTGACTCTCAGATTCGAATAATTGATAAGCACAATATAGTCTCCAAATACAAAG gatttagGAACACATCCAGTCAAATATCTGCATCGTTTACATTAAGTGGTAGACACATCATCTGTGCAAGTGAAGATTCTCATGTCTGCATCTGGAACAATGTTTCCCAAGAACCTCCTAGGTCCAAGACTGTCAAGAGCAATCGAACTTGTGAACGGTTCTTTTCTAGCAAAGTCTCTGTTGCAATACCATGGTGCCGCCCCAAAAATACAGATCCTGTATCTATTTCAGCTGGTATTTTCGAGTCCCATTGTCGGAGTTCAAGTGACTCGCTTACAAGCTTCGAAAATGGTGGCAAGAGCTACTGGGATTCCTGTGAAAGCAGtccaatatcatcatcatcatcacctgGTGGATTCTCGATGGGTCATGGCTTCTTCGCCGATGGTCTCCTCAGGGGGTCCTCAGCTACATGGCCTGAAGAGAAGCTCCCACTATCAAGCACAGCAGTGGTTGGGTCGAATATGTGTAAATATCAGTACAAGTGCCTCAAGACTGCTTGCATCAACAGTGCTGCGGCGCCTTATGCGTGGGACATGGTGATTGTTACTGCTAGCTGGGATGGGCGGATCAGGGCATACCACAACTTTGGATTACCAACACGGAATTGA